The Pantoea phytobeneficialis genome has a segment encoding these proteins:
- the murA gene encoding UDP-N-acetylglucosamine 1-carboxyvinyltransferase, whose protein sequence is MDKFRVQGPTRLSGEVTISGAKNAALPILFAALLAEEPVEIQNVPKLRDIDTTMKLLSQLGAKVERNGSVHVDAREVNVFCAPYDLVKTMRASIWALGPLVARFGQGQVSLPGGCAIGARPVDLHITGLEQLGAEIKLEEGYVKASVDGRLKGAHIVMDKVSVGATVTIMSAATLATGTTIIENAAREPEIVDTANFLNTLGAKISGAGTDKITIEGVERLGGGVYRVLPDRIETGTFLVAAAISRGKVLCHNTQPDTLDAVLAKLRDAGADIETGEDWISLDMHGKRPKAVNVRTAPHPGFPTDMQAQFTLLNLVAEGTGVITETIFENRFMHIPELIRMGAHAEIESNTAICHGVETLSGAQVMATDLRASASLVLAGCIAEGTTLVDRIYHIDRGYEHIEDKLKAMGANIERVSGE, encoded by the coding sequence ATGGACAAATTTCGTGTGCAAGGCCCGACCCGTTTGAGTGGTGAAGTCACCATCTCCGGGGCGAAAAACGCTGCGCTACCTATTCTGTTTGCAGCGCTGTTGGCTGAAGAGCCAGTAGAGATTCAGAATGTGCCGAAACTGCGTGACATCGACACCACCATGAAGCTGCTGAGTCAGCTGGGTGCGAAAGTTGAACGCAATGGTTCGGTACACGTTGATGCGCGCGAAGTTAATGTCTTCTGTGCGCCTTACGATCTGGTTAAAACCATGCGAGCCTCCATTTGGGCGCTGGGGCCGCTGGTTGCGCGCTTTGGTCAGGGACAAGTGTCACTGCCGGGCGGCTGCGCGATTGGTGCACGTCCGGTTGATCTGCACATTACCGGCCTTGAGCAGCTGGGTGCGGAGATCAAACTGGAAGAGGGCTATGTCAAAGCCTCGGTTGATGGTCGTCTGAAAGGCGCGCATATCGTGATGGACAAAGTGAGCGTGGGTGCCACCGTGACCATTATGAGCGCAGCGACCCTGGCGACCGGTACCACTATCATTGAAAACGCCGCGCGTGAACCGGAAATTGTCGATACGGCAAACTTCCTCAACACCCTGGGTGCGAAAATCAGTGGCGCAGGTACTGATAAAATCACCATCGAAGGTGTAGAACGCCTGGGTGGCGGCGTGTATCGCGTACTGCCAGACCGTATCGAAACCGGTACTTTCCTGGTGGCGGCGGCGATCTCGCGTGGCAAAGTGCTGTGCCACAATACCCAGCCTGATACGCTGGATGCCGTACTGGCTAAACTGCGGGATGCCGGTGCGGATATCGAAACCGGTGAAGACTGGATCAGCCTTGATATGCATGGTAAGCGTCCGAAAGCGGTCAATGTTCGCACTGCTCCGCATCCGGGCTTCCCGACTGACATGCAGGCGCAGTTCACGCTGCTTAACCTGGTGGCAGAAGGTACTGGCGTGATCACCGAGACGATCTTCGAAAACCGCTTTATGCACATCCCTGAGCTGATCCGCATGGGTGCGCACGCGGAAATCGAAAGCAACACGGCGATCTGTCATGGCGTTGAAACTCTTTCTGGTGCTCAGGTGATGGCGACTGACTTACGTGCGTCGGCCAGCCTGGTATTGGCAGGTTGCATTGCGGAAGGCACCACGTTGGTTGATCGCATTTACCATATCGATCGTGGTTATGAGCATATCGAAGATAAGCTGAAAGCGATGGGTGCGAATATCGAACGCGTTAGCGGCGAATAA
- the lptB gene encoding LPS export ABC transporter ATP-binding protein, translating to MATLIAENLAKAYKGRRVVEDVSLQVKSGEIVGLLGPNGAGKTTTFYMVVGIVPRDAGRIVIDDEDISILPLHARARRGIGYLPQEASIFRRLSVYDNLMAVLQIRDDLSEEQRQDRANELMEEFHIEHLRDSMGQALSGGERRRVEIARALAANPKFILLDEPFAGVDPISVIDIKKIIEHLRDSGLGVLITDHNVRETLAVCERAYIVSQGHLIAHGTPDEILADEQVKRVYLGEEFRL from the coding sequence ATGGCCACACTGATCGCTGAAAACCTGGCGAAAGCCTACAAAGGCCGCCGCGTGGTAGAAGACGTTAGCCTGCAAGTTAAATCCGGCGAAATTGTCGGATTGCTTGGCCCCAACGGGGCCGGTAAAACCACCACCTTCTACATGGTGGTCGGAATTGTGCCGCGCGATGCCGGTCGTATTGTGATTGATGATGAAGACATCAGCATTCTGCCGCTGCATGCGCGTGCCCGTCGCGGCATTGGTTATCTGCCGCAGGAAGCCTCGATTTTCCGTCGCCTCAGCGTTTACGACAACCTGATGGCCGTATTGCAGATCCGTGACGATCTCAGCGAAGAGCAGCGTCAGGATCGAGCCAACGAACTGATGGAAGAGTTCCACATCGAACACCTGCGTGACAGCATGGGCCAGGCACTCTCCGGCGGTGAACGCCGTCGTGTCGAGATTGCCCGCGCGCTGGCTGCCAATCCTAAGTTTATCCTGCTGGATGAACCATTTGCCGGTGTTGACCCGATTTCCGTCATTGATATCAAGAAGATCATTGAACATCTGCGCGACAGTGGGTTGGGTGTGCTGATTACCGACCACAACGTACGCGAAACCCTTGCCGTTTGTGAACGCGCTTACATCGTCAGCCAGGGGCATCTGATTGCTCACGGCACACCCGATGAAATACTTGCAGATGAGCAGGTTAAGCGTGTTTATTTGGGCGAAGAGTTCAGACTCTGA
- the mlaC gene encoding phospholipid-binding protein MlaC: MLKRLLMIAMLAIVPLAATAADQSNPYKLMDEAAAKTFTRLKNEQPKIKQDPNYLRDIVRQELLPYVQIKYAGALVLGRYYRDATPAQRDAYFAAFGDYLAQAYGQALALYHGQTYQIQPEQPIGDANILAIRVTIIDPNGRPPVRLDFQWRKNTRTGDWQAYDMVAEGISMITTKQNEWGDLLRTKGIDGLTAQLKASAAQPISLDKQQ, translated from the coding sequence ATGTTAAAACGTTTACTGATGATTGCCATGCTGGCCATCGTTCCCCTGGCCGCTACGGCCGCGGACCAGAGCAATCCCTATAAACTGATGGATGAAGCGGCGGCGAAAACCTTTACTCGCCTGAAAAACGAACAGCCGAAGATCAAGCAGGACCCGAACTACCTGCGCGATATCGTGCGCCAGGAATTGCTGCCGTATGTCCAGATCAAATACGCCGGTGCATTGGTGCTGGGCCGTTACTATCGTGATGCGACTCCTGCGCAGCGTGATGCTTACTTTGCCGCTTTTGGTGATTATCTGGCGCAGGCTTACGGTCAGGCTCTGGCCCTGTATCACGGTCAGACCTACCAAATCCAACCGGAACAGCCGATTGGCGATGCCAATATCCTGGCAATTCGTGTCACGATTATTGATCCTAATGGTCGCCCGCCGGTTCGCCTTGATTTCCAGTGGCGTAAGAACACCCGCACCGGTGACTGGCAAGCCTATGACATGGTGGCTGAAGGCATCAGTATGATCACCACCAAACAGAATGAGTGGGGCGATCTGCTGCGCACCAAAGGTATTGATGGTCTGACCGCGCAGTTGAAAGCCTCAGCAGCGCAGCCTATCTCTCTGGATAAGCAGCAATAA
- the kdsC gene encoding 3-deoxy-manno-octulosonate-8-phosphatase KdsC produces the protein MSVETAAIETCYGPVSAEVMARAAQIRLLICDVDGVMSDGLIYMGNSGEELKAFNVRDGYGIRCLLTSGIEVAIITGRNAKLMEDRCKTLGITHLYQGQSDKLLAWRELLDKLSLSAEQVAYIGDDLIDWPVMARVGLSVAVADAHPILLPRAHYVTRIAGGRGAVRELCDLILMAQNKFEDAKGQSV, from the coding sequence ATGAGTGTTGAAACAGCTGCAATCGAGACCTGCTATGGTCCGGTAAGCGCAGAAGTGATGGCGCGCGCAGCGCAGATCCGCCTGCTGATTTGTGATGTGGACGGCGTAATGTCAGACGGCCTGATTTATATGGGCAACAGCGGCGAAGAACTGAAAGCTTTCAACGTGCGCGATGGCTATGGCATTCGTTGCCTGCTGACCTCCGGCATTGAAGTGGCTATTATTACCGGCCGCAATGCCAAACTGATGGAAGATCGCTGCAAAACCCTCGGCATTACGCATCTTTACCAGGGACAATCGGATAAGCTTTTGGCCTGGCGCGAACTCCTGGATAAACTGTCATTATCTGCGGAACAGGTGGCGTATATCGGTGATGACCTGATCGACTGGCCGGTAATGGCCCGCGTGGGTCTGAGCGTAGCGGTCGCCGATGCGCACCCGATTCTGTTGCCGCGCGCGCATTACGTCACCCGCATTGCCGGTGGCCGCGGTGCGGTACGTGAACTTTGCGATCTGATCTTAATGGCGCAGAACAAATTTGAGGATGCCAAAGGGCAATCAGTATGA
- the mlaE gene encoding lipid asymmetry maintenance ABC transporter permease subunit MlaE, producing the protein MLLQALASLGRQGINTCAAFGRAGMMLFHALVGKPAFRKHAPLLIKQLYSVGVMSLLIIMVSGLFIGMVLGLQGYLVLTTYSAETSLGMLVALSLLRELGPVVTALLFAGRAGSALTAEIGLMKATEQLSSMEMMAVDPLRRVVSPRFWAGFISMPLLALIFTAVGIAGGALVGVSWKGIDPGFFWSAMQNAVDFRTDVINCIIKSAVFAITVTWIALFNGYDAIPTSEGISRATTRTVVHASLAVLGLDFVLTALMFGK; encoded by the coding sequence ATGTTGTTACAGGCGCTGGCGTCACTTGGACGTCAGGGGATAAACACCTGTGCGGCGTTTGGTCGCGCAGGAATGATGTTGTTTCATGCGCTGGTGGGTAAACCGGCGTTTCGCAAACACGCGCCATTGCTGATTAAGCAACTCTACAGCGTGGGCGTCATGTCACTGCTGATCATCATGGTTTCCGGGTTGTTTATCGGTATGGTGCTGGGATTGCAGGGCTATCTGGTTCTCACCACCTACAGCGCGGAAACCAGCCTTGGCATGTTGGTGGCGCTGTCGCTGCTGCGTGAACTTGGCCCGGTGGTCACCGCCTTGCTGTTTGCCGGGCGCGCAGGATCGGCGTTGACGGCGGAAATTGGCCTGATGAAGGCGACTGAGCAGCTCTCCAGCATGGAGATGATGGCAGTCGACCCGCTGCGCCGCGTGGTGTCACCGCGTTTCTGGGCTGGTTTTATCAGCATGCCGCTGCTGGCGTTGATTTTTACGGCTGTGGGGATTGCGGGCGGCGCGTTGGTGGGTGTCAGCTGGAAGGGGATCGATCCAGGGTTCTTCTGGTCCGCGATGCAAAATGCCGTGGATTTCCGTACTGATGTCATCAACTGCATTATCAAAAGCGCAGTCTTCGCCATTACGGTAACCTGGATTGCGCTGTTCAATGGCTATGATGCCATCCCGACCTCGGAAGGGATCAGTCGGGCGACGACGCGTACCGTGGTGCACGCTTCACTGGCGGTACTCGGATTGGATTTTGTGCTGACAGCACTGATGTTTGGGAAATGA
- the lptC gene encoding LPS export ABC transporter periplasmic protein LptC has protein sequence MSKSRRWITLILALIALVLIGWNLTNQDESKAPVTTNDQEPTYTSSTSHTVVYNPDGALAYKLISDKVTYFAADELSWFDNPVMTTYDVNKIPTWSVRADKAKLTKDRMLYLYGHVEVNTLTQDSELERIKTDNAVVNLVTQDVTSDDQVTLYGRSFNSTGMKMRGNLRTKNAQLIEKVKSSYEIQNEKQQP, from the coding sequence ATGAGTAAAAGCAGGCGTTGGATAACGCTGATTCTGGCCCTAATCGCTCTGGTGCTGATTGGCTGGAATCTTACCAACCAGGATGAGAGCAAAGCGCCGGTTACCACCAACGACCAGGAGCCGACTTACACCAGTTCGACTTCTCACACCGTGGTGTACAATCCAGACGGTGCGCTGGCCTACAAACTGATTTCGGATAAAGTGACCTACTTTGCTGCCGATGAACTGAGCTGGTTCGATAATCCGGTGATGACCACTTACGACGTGAATAAAATTCCGACCTGGTCTGTGCGCGCCGATAAGGCAAAGCTCACCAAAGATCGTATGCTTTATCTTTACGGCCACGTTGAAGTGAACACCCTGACGCAGGATTCGGAGCTGGAACGCATTAAAACCGATAATGCGGTGGTCAATCTCGTCACCCAGGATGTTACCTCAGACGATCAGGTCACCCTTTATGGCCGCAGTTTTAACTCTACTGGCATGAAGATGCGCGGCAACTTACGGACGAAAAATGCCCAGTTGATTGAAAAGGTCAAATCCTCCTATGAAATCCAAAATGAAAAACAACAGCCTTAA
- the mlaF gene encoding phospholipid ABC transporter ATP-binding protein MlaF, translated as MIQQQANLVEVRGVSFSRGDRTIFDDISLTVPAGKVTAIMGPSGIGKTTLLRLIGGQLQPDKGEIWFHDENIPSLSRSRLYEVRKKMSMLFQSGALFTDLSVFDNVAWPLREHTQLPPELLHSTVMMKLEAVGLRGAAQLKPAELSGGMARRAALARAIALEPDLIMFDEPFVGQDPITMGVLVKLIDELNHSLGVTCIVVSHDVPEVLSIADHAYIVAGQKVIAQGSAPELRQNADPRVRQFIEGHADGPVPFRFPAGDYLADLTQAGRT; from the coding sequence ATGATCCAGCAACAAGCGAATCTGGTTGAGGTTCGTGGCGTGAGCTTTTCGCGCGGAGATCGCACCATCTTCGACGACATATCCTTAACGGTACCGGCGGGCAAAGTTACCGCCATCATGGGGCCGTCAGGTATTGGTAAAACCACATTACTTCGTCTGATTGGTGGCCAGCTGCAACCGGATAAAGGTGAAATCTGGTTTCACGATGAGAACATTCCCTCATTGTCGCGCAGCAGATTGTATGAAGTGCGTAAAAAAATGAGCATGTTGTTCCAGTCGGGGGCACTTTTTACCGATCTTAGCGTCTTTGACAATGTCGCCTGGCCGTTGCGTGAGCATACGCAATTACCGCCGGAGCTGCTGCACAGCACGGTGATGATGAAGCTGGAGGCGGTGGGGCTGCGCGGCGCGGCACAACTCAAACCGGCGGAACTGTCGGGCGGTATGGCACGGCGTGCTGCCCTGGCGCGCGCGATTGCGCTGGAGCCGGATCTGATCATGTTTGATGAACCCTTTGTCGGTCAGGATCCGATCACTATGGGTGTGCTGGTGAAATTGATTGATGAGTTGAACCATTCGCTGGGCGTAACCTGCATTGTGGTTTCGCACGATGTGCCAGAGGTCTTGAGCATTGCGGATCATGCCTATATTGTTGCCGGGCAAAAAGTTATTGCTCAGGGAAGTGCGCCTGAATTGCGACAAAACGCAGATCCACGCGTGCGCCAGTTTATTGAGGGGCATGCGGATGGCCCGGTGCCATTCCGCTTTCCGGCCGGGGATTATCTGGCTGATTTGACCCAAGCAGGGAGAACCTAA
- a CDS encoding calcium/sodium antiporter — MFVATALLFIGLILLAYGADRLVFSAAILSRSFGIPPLIIGMTVVSIGTSLPELIVSFSAAQHGQMDLAVGTALGSNITNILLILGGAALLHPLTVHSNLIRRELPLMLLVSLLSGIMLFDNHLSRLDGVALLLIALVYLLVVIRIARRAERENNDTLTREQLAELPRDETGNTVAFLWLAVALLILPMSTRMVIDNATVFADYFGVSELVMGLTLISVGTSLPELATVIAGAMKGEDDIAIGNLIGANIYNLAIVLGLPALIHPGSIDPHAFARDYWVMLGVSVLFALLCLQPRRRIGRAAGTLLLAGFIVWVCWLWLSPMFTPS; from the coding sequence ATGTTCGTAGCCACTGCCCTGCTGTTCATTGGATTGATTTTACTGGCTTACGGTGCTGACCGATTAGTTTTCAGTGCCGCGATCCTCAGTCGATCCTTTGGCATCCCGCCATTAATCATCGGTATGACGGTGGTCAGCATCGGCACTTCGCTTCCAGAATTGATCGTCTCTTTCTCCGCCGCGCAACATGGGCAGATGGATTTAGCAGTAGGCACAGCTCTGGGTTCGAACATCACCAATATTTTGCTAATCCTGGGCGGCGCGGCGCTGCTGCACCCCTTAACCGTCCACTCCAATCTGATTCGTCGCGAACTCCCGTTAATGCTGCTGGTCTCACTGCTGAGCGGCATCATGTTGTTTGATAATCATCTTAGCCGCCTCGATGGTGTGGCTTTGTTGCTGATTGCGCTGGTTTATCTGTTGGTGGTGATCCGCATCGCGCGCCGTGCCGAACGCGAGAACAATGACACCCTGACGCGCGAACAATTAGCCGAGCTACCACGCGATGAAACCGGTAATACCGTGGCCTTCCTGTGGCTTGCTGTGGCGTTGCTAATCCTGCCTATGTCGACCCGGATGGTGATCGATAACGCGACGGTCTTTGCCGACTATTTCGGGGTGAGTGAACTGGTGATGGGCCTGACGCTGATCTCGGTAGGTACCAGCCTGCCAGAGCTGGCGACTGTGATTGCCGGGGCCATGAAAGGCGAGGACGATATCGCCATCGGCAACCTGATCGGTGCCAACATTTATAATCTGGCTATCGTACTGGGCCTGCCTGCGCTGATTCATCCGGGCAGTATTGATCCCCACGCGTTTGCCCGGGATTACTGGGTCATGTTGGGGGTTAGCGTGTTGTTCGCCCTGCTGTGCCTGCAACCGCGACGCCGAATTGGCCGGGCAGCAGGCACCTTGTTGTTAGCTGGATTTATCGTGTGGGTGTGCTGGCTGTGGCTTAGCCCCATGTTTACCCCAAGTTAA
- a CDS encoding helix-turn-helix domain-containing protein encodes MRIRRKDWHSADIIARLRKKGMTMAELSRQSGLSSSTLANAIVRPWPKGEWLIAGALNIHPSEIWPSRYYDPKTRCLRDRKVRLPAEKDPELPVDPEASCPDL; translated from the coding sequence ATGCGCATAAGGAGAAAAGACTGGCATTCGGCTGACATTATCGCCCGCCTGAGAAAAAAGGGGATGACAATGGCGGAATTGTCACGACAGTCAGGTCTGAGCTCATCAACGCTGGCCAATGCAATCGTTCGCCCCTGGCCGAAAGGTGAATGGTTGATTGCCGGAGCACTCAATATTCATCCCTCAGAGATCTGGCCGAGCCGGTATTATGATCCTAAGACACGTTGCTTACGCGATCGCAAAGTACGCCTGCCCGCTGAAAAAGATCCTGAATTGCCTGTAGATCCTGAAGCCTCTTGCCCGGATCTCTGA
- the mlaB gene encoding lipid asymmetry maintenance protein MlaB, with product MSEPLRWQRTGSTLALSGKLDRDTLLALWHQRETAMAGIDTIDVAALDRVDSAGLALLVHLREIVRAQGSTPCFSGITEKLQSLITLYNLQQIIVSAEQTA from the coding sequence ATGAGCGAACCATTACGCTGGCAGCGCACTGGCAGCACACTGGCCCTGAGCGGCAAACTGGACCGTGATACGCTTCTTGCCTTGTGGCATCAGCGTGAAACGGCTATGGCAGGCATCGATACCATTGATGTGGCTGCGCTGGATCGTGTTGATTCGGCAGGTCTGGCGTTGTTGGTGCATTTACGTGAAATCGTTCGTGCGCAAGGCAGCACGCCATGCTTTAGCGGTATTACCGAGAAACTCCAGTCACTGATTACGCTTTATAACCTCCAGCAGATAATTGTTTCTGCGGAACAAACCGCCTAA
- the mlaD gene encoding outer membrane lipid asymmetry maintenance protein MlaD encodes MQSKKNEIWVGVFMLLALLAMLFLSLRVADLKSLGTEPTWKLYATFDNIGGLKVSSPVKIGGVVIGRVTDISLDDKTLSPRVTMAISDQYADKIPDTSSLAIRTQGLLGEQFLALNLGFDDPDLGSAMLKDGGTLRDTKSALVLEDLIGQFLYKSGDNKNDNKQQGAESAPAVTE; translated from the coding sequence ATGCAAAGCAAGAAAAACGAAATTTGGGTAGGCGTCTTCATGCTGCTGGCTCTGCTGGCAATGCTGTTTCTCAGCCTGCGTGTTGCTGACCTGAAGTCGCTGGGGACTGAACCTACATGGAAGCTGTATGCCACGTTCGATAATATCGGCGGCCTGAAAGTCAGCTCGCCGGTCAAGATTGGCGGCGTGGTGATTGGTCGAGTGACCGATATCTCTCTGGATGATAAAACCCTGTCGCCGCGCGTGACGATGGCGATCAGCGATCAATACGCTGACAAAATACCGGACACCAGTTCACTGGCGATCCGCACCCAGGGATTACTGGGTGAACAGTTTCTGGCGTTGAATCTGGGCTTTGATGACCCGGATCTCGGATCAGCGATGCTGAAAGATGGCGGTACGCTGCGCGATACCAAATCGGCGCTGGTGCTGGAAGATTTAATTGGCCAGTTCTTGTATAAGAGCGGCGACAATAAAAACGATAATAAACAACAGGGTGCGGAGAGCGCACCCGCAGTAACGGAATAA
- the ibaG gene encoding BolA family iron metabolism protein IbaG encodes MENSEVQAVLMQALPLDEVHVLSNDGSHFQVIAVGEMFGELSRVKKQQAVYAPLMEYIADNRIHAVSIKTYTPAEWARDRKLNGF; translated from the coding sequence ATGGAAAATAGTGAAGTTCAGGCTGTGCTGATGCAGGCGCTGCCGTTAGACGAAGTACATGTCCTCAGCAACGATGGCAGCCACTTTCAGGTGATTGCCGTCGGTGAGATGTTTGGCGAGCTGAGCCGGGTTAAAAAACAGCAGGCGGTTTACGCGCCTCTGATGGAATATATTGCGGATAATCGCATTCATGCGGTTTCTATTAAAACTTATACCCCTGCCGAGTGGGCGCGCGATCGGAAACTTAACGGTTTCTAA
- the lptA gene encoding lipopolysaccharide ABC transporter substrate-binding protein LptA, translating into MKSKMKNNSLKLLLVSALLATSLPALALTGDSDKPVNIDSENQSLDLQGNVATFTGNVIVTQGSIKITADKVVVTRPGGDSKKTIVDAWGNPATFYQMQDNGKPVQGHAAKLHYELANDFVELTGNAYIEQLDSNIKGDRITYLVKEQKMQAYSQGQSKRVTTVLVPSQLQDKNGSSQSQKKSN; encoded by the coding sequence ATGAAATCCAAAATGAAAAACAACAGCCTTAAATTACTGCTGGTCAGCGCCCTGTTAGCCACCAGCTTGCCCGCTCTGGCATTAACCGGGGATTCTGACAAACCCGTGAATATCGATTCAGAGAATCAGTCGCTGGATCTGCAAGGCAATGTCGCTACCTTTACCGGCAACGTCATCGTGACTCAGGGATCGATCAAGATCACCGCCGACAAAGTCGTCGTCACTCGCCCGGGTGGTGACAGCAAAAAAACCATCGTTGATGCCTGGGGCAACCCGGCAACCTTTTATCAGATGCAGGACAACGGTAAGCCGGTACAGGGTCATGCGGCCAAATTGCACTATGAACTGGCGAATGACTTTGTTGAGCTGACGGGTAACGCCTACATTGAACAGTTGGATAGCAATATCAAAGGCGATCGCATCACCTATCTGGTGAAAGAACAGAAAATGCAGGCCTACAGTCAGGGCCAGAGCAAACGCGTGACCACCGTGCTGGTGCCGTCGCAGTTGCAGGACAAAAACGGTTCATCCCAGAGCCAAAAGAAGAGTAACTAA
- the kdsD gene encoding arabinose-5-phosphate isomerase KdsD: MSHQRLDFDFQQAGKAVLRIEREGLEQLDQYINDDFSRACEMIFACRGKVVVMGMGKSGHIGKKIAATFASTGTPAFFVHPAEASHGDLGMVSTDDVVVAISNSGESNEILALIPVLKRQKVQLICITSRADSAMGRAADVHLCVKVPQEACPLGLAPTTSTTATLVMGDALAVALLEARGFTQEDFALSHPGGALGRKLLLHVSDIMHSGDEIPHVSRDASLRDALLEITRKNLGLTVIVDDLMKIEGIFTDGDLRRVFDMGIDFQSASIKDVMTRGGIRVRPNLLAVDALNLMQNKNITALLVADDDRLLGVVHMHDMLRAGVV, translated from the coding sequence ATGTCACATCAGCGACTGGATTTTGACTTTCAACAGGCGGGCAAAGCGGTGCTGCGCATTGAGCGCGAAGGACTTGAGCAACTCGATCAATATATCAATGACGATTTCTCCCGCGCCTGCGAAATGATCTTTGCCTGTCGGGGCAAAGTGGTGGTGATGGGTATGGGCAAGTCCGGACATATCGGCAAAAAAATCGCCGCCACGTTCGCCAGCACCGGAACGCCAGCGTTCTTTGTTCATCCGGCGGAAGCCAGCCACGGTGACCTTGGCATGGTCAGCACCGATGATGTGGTGGTGGCCATTTCTAATAGCGGCGAATCCAACGAAATCCTCGCGCTAATCCCGGTTCTTAAGCGACAGAAAGTCCAGCTGATTTGTATCACCAGCCGTGCCGACAGCGCGATGGGACGTGCCGCCGATGTGCATCTGTGCGTCAAAGTGCCACAGGAAGCCTGTCCTCTTGGGCTGGCCCCAACCACCAGCACCACCGCAACGCTGGTGATGGGCGATGCGCTGGCCGTCGCGCTGCTGGAAGCGCGTGGCTTTACCCAGGAAGATTTTGCACTGTCCCATCCCGGTGGAGCTCTCGGACGTAAACTGCTGCTGCATGTCAGCGACATCATGCACAGCGGCGACGAGATCCCGCATGTCTCTCGGGATGCCTCACTGCGTGATGCGTTGCTGGAGATCACGCGTAAAAATCTCGGCCTGACGGTGATCGTTGATGACCTGATGAAAATCGAAGGCATCTTTACCGATGGTGACTTGCGTCGGGTGTTTGATATGGGTATCGATTTCCAGTCAGCCAGCATCAAAGATGTGATGACACGCGGCGGTATTCGCGTACGTCCCAACCTGCTGGCCGTTGACGCCCTTAATCTGATGCAAAACAAAAACATCACTGCGCTGCTGGTGGCCGATGACGATCGCCTGCTCGGTGTGGTACATATGCATGACATGCTGCGCGCTGGCGTTGTCTGA